In Musa acuminata AAA Group cultivar baxijiao chromosome BXJ3-9, Cavendish_Baxijiao_AAA, whole genome shotgun sequence, a single genomic region encodes these proteins:
- the LOC135649162 gene encoding CBL-interacting serine/threonine-protein kinase 5-like: MGMEAEEADREVRKMVLGKYEMGRVLGKGTFSKVYYGRELSSGESVAIKVIDKEKIRREAGLMEQIQREIAVMRLVRHPNVVELREVMATRSRIFFVMEFVRGGELFARVSRGRLPEDQARRYFHQLISAVDFCHSRCVSHRDLKPENLLLDEHGDLKVSDFGLSALPEQLRHDGLLHTQCGTPAYVAPEVLRCRGYDGAKADIWSCGVILFVLLAGFLPFQDESLTRMYGKVFKAEYEVPPWFSGEARRLVSRLLVVDPGKRISIPAIVQLPWFKKGSCRPPPIHIPPPPRHSEDEDTKPATPRFYNAFELISSMATGFDLSTLFESRRKAGTVFTSRSPAAAIVEGLERVGRALGFEVERTKSYKVTMEGKTEGRKGRLAVTAEVFEVAAGVAVVEFSKSSGDTLEYTKFCEEDVRPGLKNIVWTWQGDDPTSASSG; encoded by the coding sequence ATGGGGATGGAGGCGGAAGAAGCCGATAGGGAGGTGCGGAAGATGGTGCTCGGGAAGTACGAGATGGGGCGCGTCCTGGGGAAGGGGACCTTCTCCAAGGTGTACTACGGCCGCGAGCTCAGCTCCGGTGAGAGCGTCGCCATCAAGGTGATCGACAAGGAGAAGATCCGCCGTGAGGCCGGCTTGATGGAGCAGATCCAGCGGGAGATTGCGGTGATGCGCCTCGTTCGCCACCCTAATGTGGTGGAGCTCCGGGAGGTGATGGCCACCAGGTCCCGCATCTTCTTCGTCATGGAGTTCGTCCGCGGCGGCGAGCTATTCGCCCGCGTCTCCCGCGGCCGCTTGCCCGAGGACCAGGCCCGCCGCTACTTCCACCAGCTCATCTCCGCCGTCGACTTCTGCCACAGCCGTTGCGTCTCGCACCGGGACCTCAAGCCCGAGAACCTCCTCCTCGACGAGCACGGCGACCTCAAGGTCTCCGACTTCGGCCTCTCCGCGCTCCCGGAGCAGCTCCGCCACGACGGCCTGCTGCACACTCAGTGCGGCACCCCGGCCTACGTGGCCCCGGAGGTCCTGCGCTGCCGCGGGTACGACGGCGCCAAGGCCGACATCTGGTCCTGCGGCGTCATCCTCTTCGTCCTCCTAGCGGGATTCCTCCCGTTCCAGGACGAGAGCTTGACGCGGATGTACGGCAAGGTGTTCAAGGCTGAGTACGAGGTACCTCCATGGTTCTCCGGCGAGGCCCGCCGCCTTGTCTCCCGCCTCCTCGTCGTCGACCCGGGGAAGCGCATCTCTATCCCGGCCATAGTGCAGCTACCTTGGTTCAAAAAGGGCTCTTGCCGCCCACCGCCCATCCACATCCCTCCGCCGCCACGACACTCGGAGGACGAGGACACTAAACCAGCGACGCCGAGGTTCTACAACGCGTTCGAGCTCATCTCCTCCATGGCCACGGGGTTCGACCTCTCGACCCTGTTCGAGAGCCGGCGCAAGGCGGGGACGGTGTTCACGTCACGGTCGCCGGCGGCGGCGATCGTGGAGGGGCTGGAGAGGGTGGGGCGGGCCCTCGGGTTCGAGGTGGAGCGAACCAAGTCGTACAAGGTGACGATGGAGGGGAAGACGGAGGGGAGGAAGGGGCGGCTAGCGGTGACGGCGGAGGTGTTCGAGGTGGCCGCTGGGGTGGCGGTGGTGGAGTTCTCCAAGTCTTCCGGCGACACCTTGGAGTACACCAAGTTCTGCGAGGAGGACGTCCGCCCGGGGTTGAAGAACATAGTTTGGACATGGCAGGGCGACGACCCAACCTCCGCCAGCAGCGGGTGA
- the LOC135649161 gene encoding casein kinase 1-like translates to MEHVIGGKFKLGKKIGCGSFGELHLGVNIQSGEEVAIKLESVKAKHPQLHYESKLYMLLQGGTGIPHLKWFGVEGEYNVMVIDLLGPSLEDLFNYCSRKFSLKTVLTLADQMINRVEYMHSRGFLHRDIKPDNFLMGLGRKANQVYIIDYGLAKKYRDLQTHKHIPYRENKNLTGTARYASVNTHLGVEQSRRDDLESLGYMLMYFLRGSLPWQGLKAGNKKQKYDKISEKKMLTSVEVLCRSYPSEFVSYFHYCRSLRFEDKPDYSYLKRLFRDLYIREGHQFDYIFDWTILKHPHIGTNPRTRPNGRTSGAIGPSMERAERTSVGQEVRDRISGAVEAFARRNASGSGHHGEHSKHKIPDDAHISSKEVLESEKVRPSSRSGSTSKRAIFSSSRPSSSVERSETQHSRTSRLFSSSRRPASAQRVQQPIIDSRSSSISRSAAAARGSRNEPLLRSFERLSFGSEKRK, encoded by the exons ATGGAGCACGTTATTGGTGGAAAATTTAAGCTCGGCAAAAAGATTGGATGCGGATCTTTTGGCGAGCTCCATCTAG GTGTTAACATACAAAGTGGAGAGGAAGTCGCAATAAAGTTG GAGTCGgtgaaagccaagcatcctcaactTCATTATGAGTCAAAATTGTATATGCTTCTTCAAGGAGGAA CTGGAATTCCACACCTAAAATGGTTTGGTGTGGAAGGAGAATACAATGTCATGGTCATCGATCTTCTTGGGCCTAGTCTTGAAGATTTGTTCAACTACTGTAGCCGGAAGTTCTCACTGAAGACAGTGTTAACGCTTGCTGATCAAATG ATTAATCGAGTGGAATATATGCACTCAAGGGGTTTTCTTCACCGTGATATAAAGCCAGATAACTTTCTTATGGGCCTTGGCCGTAAAGCAAATCAG GTTTACATCATTGATTATGGCCTTGCAAAGAAATATAGGGATCTTCAGACTCATAAGCACATTCCATACAG GGAGAACAAGAACCTGACCGGGACAGCACGGTATGCTAGTGTTAATACACATCTTGGGGTTG AGCAAAGCCGGAGAGATGATTTGGAATCTCTTGGTTATATGCTTATGTATTTCCTAAGAGGAAG CCTTCCCTGGCAAGGGCTTAAAGCTGGCAATAAAAAGCAGAAGTATGATAAAATTAGTGAAAAAAAGATGCTTACTTCAGTGGAG GTACTTTGCAGATCATATCCATCAGAATTTGTATCTTACTTTCACTATTGTCGTTCCTTGCGATTTGAGGACAAGCCAGATTATTCTTACCTGAAACGGCTTTTCCGTGACCTATATATTCGAGAAG GGCATCAGTTTGATTATATTTTCGACTGGACCATTCTGAAGCATCCTCATATTGGTACTAATCCTCGAACACGG CCAAATGGAAGAACAAGTGGAGCTATTGGTCCATCGATGGAAAGGGCAGAAAGAACTTCTG TTGGGCAAGAGGTTCGTGATAGAATCTCAGGTGCGGTCGAAGCATTTGCTAGAAGGAATGCCTCTGGTTCTGGTCATCATGGTGAACACTCCAAGCACAAAATACCGGATGATGCACATATATCATCCAAGGAAGTg CTTGAGTCGGAGAAAGTCCGTCCATCGTCTCGCAGTGGGAGCACATCCAAGAGGGCTATTTTCTCAAGCAGCAGGCCAAGTTCATCTGTTGAGCGTAGTGAGACTCAACATAGCAGAACAAGCAGGTTATTTTCTAGCAGCCGTCGCCCTGCCAGTGCCCAAAGAGTTCAGCAGCCCATCATAGATTCCAGGTCATCATCCATCTCCagatcagcagcagcagccagaGGCAGCCGTAATGAACCTCTTCTCCGAAGCTTTGAACGCCTGTCTTTTGGTTCTGAAAAGAGAAAGTAA